Genomic segment of Polynucleobacter necessarius:
GGTCTCTATTACGCTCCAGACCCCTCCTCACAGATTGCCTGCTCCATTGGTGGCAATGTGAATGAAAACTCTGGTGGTGTTCACTGCCTCAAATACGGACTGACGCTTCACAACGTACTCAAAGTTCGCGGCATTTTGATGAACGGTGAAATCGTAGAATTTGGCAGCCTTGCACCAGACTCTCCAGGACTCGATTTATTGGCAATTGTGATGGGTAGCGAAGGCATGCTTGCAGTAGTGACTGAAGTCACAGTCAAACTCATTGCTAAGCCAAAATTGGCTCGCGTCATCATGGCCAGTTTTGACGATATTGAAAAAGGTGCAGATGCAGTTGCAGCCATCATCGCTGCCGGCATCATTCCTGCCGGCTTAGAAATGATGGATAAAGCCACTACTCGTGCAGTAGAGGAATTTGTTCATGCGGGGTACGACCTTGATGCTGAGACCATTCTCCTGTGTGAGTCCGATGGCACGCCTGAAGAGGTTGCAGAAGAAATTGAACGCATGACCAAGGTGCTTGAACTAGCAGGTGCTAGCGGTATTCAGATTTCTCAAAATGAAGCGGAGCGCTTGAAGTTTTGGAGTGGCCGCAAAAATGCCTTCCCCGCAGCTGGACGCTTAGCGCCTGATTACTACTGCATGGATGGAACAATCCCCCGCAGAAATATTGGCACTCTACTCAGACGCATTCAGGTTATGGAAAAGAAATATGGCCTTGCTTGCTTGAGTGTATTTCATGCGGGCGATGGCAATATGCATCCACTCATTTTATTTAACGGTGCCGATCAAGATGAGTGGCATCGTGCGGAAGAGTTTGGTACTGAAATTTTAGAAGCCTGTGTCGAGCTCGATGGCACGATTACTGGTGAGCATGGCGTTGGAATTGAAAAGATTAATTCCATGTGCGTTCAATTTGGTGAAGGTGAACGTGAATCTTTCTGGGGAGTTAAGGCCGCATTTGACCCTGAACGATTATTAAATCCTGATAAGGCTATCCCCACATTAAATCGCTGCGCTGAATATGGTCGTATGCGTATTAGTGGTGGAAACTTGCCGCATCCTGAGTTGGAGCGCTTCTAATGTCCACATCCAACAATATGGCTATTGATTTATTTCGCGAGCAAATTCTGGCAGCGGCCAAAAACAAAACACCCCTATCAATTGAAGGTGGTGGCACAAAGTCTTGGTATGGCAATACCAATTCCTATGCCAAGTTAGATACTCGCCCCTACTCTGGCATCTTGGAATACCAGTCTGAAGAATTAGTGATTACAGCTTGTGCTGGCACGCCATTAAAGGAAATTGAAGCAGCTCTGGCTGAGAAAAACCAAGTGCTGGCTTTTGAGCCACCCCATTTTGGTGATAGCGCAACTTTTGGTGGCGCCATAGCTGCAGGCTTGGCAGGGCCTGGCCGTATTAGCGCTGGCAATTTACGTGACTTTGTTCTTGGTGCACGCGTCATGGATGGTGAAGGCCAGGACTTATCTTTTGGCGGCAAGGTGATGAAAAACGTGGCGGGATATGACGTCTCACGTTTATTGCCCGGATCCATGGGAACCTTGTCACCATTACTCGAGGCCTCTGTAAAAGTGCTACCAAAGCCAGCAGCAACAGCCACCTTACGCTGCCAGCTCAGCCAAGAAAAAACTTTGCACCTCTTAAATGAATGGGCTGGGCAACCCTTACCACTCTCAGCTAGTTGCTGGATTGGAAGCCCAGCAGGTGGCGATGGTGAACTGACTATTCGTCTCGCTGGTGCTGCTGCCGCTGTTCAGGCTGCGATTCCGCTGATGAATGCAGCTATCGATGCTGTTGAAGTGGATCCGGTAATTGCACAAAATTTTTGGAGTGATCTACGTGAGCAGCGCTTAACTGCTTTTACAAACCTAGATAGTGCCGACACACTCTATCGCTTAGCCCTACCAGCCGCATGTGGTCCACTAGCAATTGAAAACGCCGTTGGCGATATTGCTTTGGAGTGGCATGGACAGCAACGCTGGGTTAAAGCGCCTGGCGATGATGCTACTTTTGCATCCATCAAAGCATTAGCTAATACTAATGGTGGACATGCAACACGCTTTAAGCAAGGAAGTAGTGTTGACCCAAGCAAGCAACGCTCTACCCTTCTGAGTGAGCAAGCGCACTCAACTGCTTTAGAGGCAGTACAAGCACGCCTAAGAGCCGCCTTTGATCCAGCAGGCGTATTTGCTACTTCACGCCTTCCTTAAGTCTTTATATGCAAACTCAACTAGCTCCCCAATTCGCCAATACTCCTGAAGGCATAGAGGCCGCCAGGATTCTTGGAAAGTGCGTGCACTGCGGCTTCTGCACTGCTACTTGCCCTACCTATCAAATTCTGGGCGATGAACTCGATGGCCCACGTGGTCGCATCTACCTCATCAAGCAAATGGCTGAAGGGCAAGCGCCGACTGAAAAAACACGTATGCATTTAGATCGCTGCTTAACTTGCCGCAATTGCGAAAGCACTTGCCCAAGCGGCGTGCAATACGGCAACTTAGTGGATATTGGTCGCAAGTGGGCAGAAGAAAATACTCCTGAGCGTCCTCTTGGCCAGCGCCTAACCCGCTGGGCTTTAAAAGAAGGTTTAACCAGTCCTACATTATTTAATTCAGCGATGGCAATTGGTCGCTTAGTCCGTCCACTGATGCCGGCCGGTATCCAACGCAAGATTCCGGAAGCTAAAAATAAAGCACTCAATACAAATACAGATCCCCATGCAAGGCCACAGGCTAGCCACTCTCGCAAGATGCTATTGCTTGAGGGTTGCGTCCAACCAGGCATGCTTCCCAATATTAATTCGGCTACTGCGCGTGTTTTAGATGCACTCAAGATCCAGCTCATTAGCGCGCCTAACGCCACATGTTGTGGCGCATTGCGTTACCACTTAAACGATCAAGCTGGTGGCCTTGATAACGCCA
This window contains:
- a CDS encoding FAD-linked oxidase C-terminal domain-containing protein, with the protein product MILMNMVTPPPELAAIAALQSKLVSALRPILPEHALLWEPEDTIPYECDGLAAYRRMPLAVALPETEEQVAQILRTCFELQVPIVPRGSGTGLSGGAMPISQGLVLSLAKLKKIISIDPFTRTAVVQPGVRNLAVSEAVAHLGLYYAPDPSSQIACSIGGNVNENSGGVHCLKYGLTLHNVLKVRGILMNGEIVEFGSLAPDSPGLDLLAIVMGSEGMLAVVTEVTVKLIAKPKLARVIMASFDDIEKGADAVAAIIAAGIIPAGLEMMDKATTRAVEEFVHAGYDLDAETILLCESDGTPEEVAEEIERMTKVLELAGASGIQISQNEAERLKFWSGRKNAFPAAGRLAPDYYCMDGTIPRRNIGTLLRRIQVMEKKYGLACLSVFHAGDGNMHPLILFNGADQDEWHRAEEFGTEILEACVELDGTITGEHGVGIEKINSMCVQFGEGERESFWGVKAAFDPERLLNPDKAIPTLNRCAEYGRMRISGGNLPHPELERF
- the glcE gene encoding glycolate oxidase subunit GlcE; protein product: MSTSNNMAIDLFREQILAAAKNKTPLSIEGGGTKSWYGNTNSYAKLDTRPYSGILEYQSEELVITACAGTPLKEIEAALAEKNQVLAFEPPHFGDSATFGGAIAAGLAGPGRISAGNLRDFVLGARVMDGEGQDLSFGGKVMKNVAGYDVSRLLPGSMGTLSPLLEASVKVLPKPAATATLRCQLSQEKTLHLLNEWAGQPLPLSASCWIGSPAGGDGELTIRLAGAAAAVQAAIPLMNAAIDAVEVDPVIAQNFWSDLREQRLTAFTNLDSADTLYRLALPAACGPLAIENAVGDIALEWHGQQRWVKAPGDDATFASIKALANTNGGHATRFKQGSSVDPSKQRSTLLSEQAHSTALEAVQARLRAAFDPAGVFATSRLP
- the glcF gene encoding glycolate oxidase subunit GlcF, giving the protein MQTQLAPQFANTPEGIEAARILGKCVHCGFCTATCPTYQILGDELDGPRGRIYLIKQMAEGQAPTEKTRMHLDRCLTCRNCESTCPSGVQYGNLVDIGRKWAEENTPERPLGQRLTRWALKEGLTSPTLFNSAMAIGRLVRPLMPAGIQRKIPEAKNKALNTNTDPHARPQASHSRKMLLLEGCVQPGMLPNINSATARVLDALKIQLISAPNATCCGALRYHLNDQAGGLDNAKQNIDAWWPQVEQGVEAIVMTASGCGVMVKDYGHLFANDPQYASKAKKISDLTKDISEILPALESELISLVGSNPKPGVVYHPPCTLQHGQQIRGKVEGLLASIGIGVRLCTDSHLCCGSAGTYSVTQPELSEQLRNNKLTHLNAACEESGAKVIVSGNIGCITHLQQDDTPVLHWIEIVDQLISQQGQTR